A single window of Ovis aries strain OAR_USU_Benz2616 breed Rambouillet chromosome 24, ARS-UI_Ramb_v3.0, whole genome shotgun sequence DNA harbors:
- the LOC101120292 gene encoding olfactory receptor 1F1-like isoform X2: protein MGEANQSRVSEFLLLGLSRQPQQQQLLFLLFLTMYLATVLGNLLILLAISVDSRLHIPMYFFLCNLSFVDTCFSSTTVPKVLANHVLRSQTISFSGCLTQMYFVFMFMDMDNFLLAVMAYDRFVAVCHPLHYSAKMTPQLCALLVTGSWVTASLDMLLHTLLMARLSFCADNAIPHFFCDVTPLLKLSCSDTHLNEVMILTEGALIMITPFVCILTSYVLITCAVLRIPSTKGRWKAFSTCGSHLAVVFLFYGTIIFLYFNPLSSHAAETDVAAAVMFSVVTPMLNPFIYSLRNQDIKGALGKLFSPKSLVAN, encoded by the exons ATGGGAGAGGCCAACCAGTCGAGAGTCTCTGAgttcctcctcctggggctctccaggcagccccagcagcagcagctcctcttcctgctcttcctcACCATGTACCTGGCCACGGTCCTGGGAAACCTGCTCATCCTCCTAGCCATCAGCGTGGACTCCCGCCTGCACatccccatgtacttcttcctctgcAACCTGTCCTTCGTGgacacctgcttctcctccaccACTGTCCCCAAGGTGCTGGCCAACCACGTACTCAGGAGCCAGaccatctctttctctgggtGTCTCACGCagatgtattttgtttttatgttcaTGGACATGGACAATTTCCTCCTGgctgtgatggcctatgaccgctttgTGGCTGTATGCCACCCCTTACACTATTCAGCAAAGATGACCCCCCAGCTCTGTGCCCTGCTGGTCACTGGGTCGTGGGTCACTGCCAGTCTGGATATGCTCTTGCACACCCTGCTGATGGCTCGACTCTCCTTCTGTGCAGACAATGCCATCCCCCACTTCTTCTGTGATGTGACCCCCCTCCTCAAGCTCTCCTGCTCTGACACACACCTCAATGAGGTGATGATACTGACTGAAGGTGCCCTGATCATGATCACCCCGTTCGTTTGCATCCTGACTTCATATGTCCTTATCACCTGTGCTGTCCTGAGGATCCCATCCACAAAGGGGAGATGgaaagccttctccacctgtggctCCCACCTGGCTGTGGTGTTCCTCTTCTATGGCACCATCATATTTCTGTATTTCAACCCTTTGTCCTCCCACGCAGCTGAGACAGATGTAGCAGCTGCTGTGATGTTCTCTGTGGTgacccccatgctgaaccccttcatctacagCCTGAGAAACCAGGACATAAAAGGGGCTCTTGGAAAA CTCTTTAGTCCAAAAAGCCTGGTTGCTAACTGA
- the LOC121817797 gene encoding LOW QUALITY PROTEIN: pyrin (The sequence of the model RefSeq protein was modified relative to this genomic sequence to represent the inferred CDS: deleted 3 bases in 3 codons; substituted 3 bases at 3 genomic stop codons), whose product MLSMDLKSGILILSAVNVILEAETVHSNLIFIFSNDMKSVSLGENKWDHLPASPGKFNSXFVVLGSLSLLSSHHDXEVKVGDKPGWVLGVCNAATSSKENMTVSPENGHLVETMRQXNECQACTFLQIQMGRPAGIGASPRTTRGDVSFYNGTAKSHILTATGYLPPEPLQPILSPRTHDGEKNMDPLTICPVGVATASLNT is encoded by the exons ATGTTGTCCATGGACCTGAAGTCAGGAATTCTAATTCTCTCTGCAGTTAATGTGATTCTGGAAGCAGAAACTGTCCACTCCAACCTCATCTTT ATCTTCTCTAATGACATGAAGAGTGTGAGCCTTGGGGAAAATAAGTGGGACCATCTGCCTGCTAGTCCAGGAAAATTCAATAGCTGATTCGTGGTGCTGGGCTCTCTGAGCCTGCTCTCTAGCCACCATGACTGAGAAGTGAAGGTGGGAGACAAGCCAGGGTGGGTCCTGGGTGTCTGCAACGCAGCCACGAGCAGCAAGGAGAACATGACTGTGTCACCAGAGAATGGGCACTTGGTAGAAACAATGAGGCAGTAGAATGAATGCCAGGCATGCACCTTTCTCCAGATCCAGATGGGGAGGCCTGCTGGCATAGGGGCATCTCCGCGGACTACAAGA GGGGACGTCTCCTTTTACAATGGGACAGCCAAATCCCACATC CTCACAGCCACTGGCTACCTTCCCCCTGAGCCCCTTCAACCTATCCTCAGCCCCAGGACACATGATGGAGAGAAGAACATGGATCCTCTGACCATCTGTCCAGTGGGGGTGGCCACGGCCTCCCTGAATACCTGA
- the ZNF200 gene encoding zinc finger protein 200: MAAKVVPMPTKPKRSFILRVPPNSKLGQDLLRDATSGPKTIHQLVLEHFLTFLPKPSLVQPSQKIKETLVIVKDVSSNLQNRVQPRPLVKLLPREGIQQKQETVSLCLKSESEKLVVFEDLNVFHSQEECVSLDPAQQPTSEMEEDSIGEMMLLVSGNNPEDEELQTEPVEDEDHREESSDCDEMDCSMVPEQLPDCQKEERLNTSIPKERKMRNLLVTIENDTPLEELSKYVDINVIALTRNRRTRRWYTCPLCGKQFNESSYLISHQRTHTGEKPYDCSHCGKSFNHKTNLNKHERIHTGEKPYSCSQCGKNFRQNSHRSRHEGIHIREKILKCPECGKTFPENKEFVIHLQSHKAKRPYGCKKCGRRFGRLSNCTRHEKTHSACKTRKQK, translated from the exons ATGGCTGCAAAAGTGGTCCCTATGCCCACCAAGCCAAAACGGTCCTTTATACTGAGAGTCCCTCCCAACTCCAAGCTGGGCCAAGACTTACTCCGAGATGCTACTAGTGGACCCAAGACCATCCACCAACTGGTTTTGGAGCACTTCCTCACCTTCTTGCCCAAGCCAAGCTTAGTCCAACCCAGTCAGAAAATCAAGGAGACCTTGGTTATTGTCAAGGATGTGAGCTCAAACCTTCAGAATAGAG TGCAACCTCGTCCCTTAGTGAAGCTTCTACCTAGAGAAGGAATCCAACAGAAACAGGAGACAGTATCTCTGTGTCTGAAATCTGAATCTGAG AAACTGGTGGTCTTTGAGGATTTGAATGTATTTCACTCCCAAGAAGAATGTGTAAGCCTGGATCCTGCTCAGCAGCCCACCTCAGAGATGGAAGAAGACAGCATTGGGGAGATGATGTTACTGG TCAGTGGCAATAATCCTGAGGATGAAGAGCTTCAGACAGAACCTGTAGAGGATGAAGATCATAGAGAAGAGTCTTCAGATTGTGATGAAATGGATTGTTCCATGGTCCCTGAGCAGCTTCCAGATTgccaaaaagaagaaaggttaaATACATCTattccaaaggaaaggaaaatgagaaatctTTTAGTTACCATTGAAAATGATACTCCTCTAGAAGAACTCTCAAAATACGTGGATATTAATGTTATTGCACTTACCCGAAATCGTAGAACAAGAAGATGGTATACTTGTCCGCTGTGTGGGAAACAGTTTAATGAGAGTTCTTACCTTATTTCCCACCAGAGGACtcacactggagaaaagccctatgactgcagtcactgtggGAAAAGCTTTAATCATAAAACAAACCTTAATAAGCATGAGAGAATCCATACAGGAGAGAAGCCTTATTCGTGTTCTCAGTGTGGGAAAAACTTCCGTCAGAATTCTCATCGGAGTCGCCATGAAGGAATCCATATAAGGGAAAAGATACTTAAGTGTCCAGAATGTGGGAAAACCTTCCCAGAAAACAAAGAGTTTGTGATTCACTTGCAGAGTCACAAGGCCAAGAGGCCATATGGTTGTAAAAAGTGTGGGAGAAGATTTGGTCGGCTGTCAAACTGTACCCGGCATGAAAAAACCCACTCAGCATGTAAGACCCGAAAACAGAAGTGA
- the LOC101120292 gene encoding olfactory receptor 1F1-like isoform X1, producing the protein MGEANQSRVSEFLLLGLSRQPQQQQLLFLLFLTMYLATVLGNLLILLAISVDSRLHIPMYFFLCNLSFVDTCFSSTTVPKVLANHVLRSQTISFSGCLTQMYFVFMFMDMDNFLLAVMAYDRFVAVCHPLHYSAKMTPQLCALLVTGSWVTASLDMLLHTLLMARLSFCADNAIPHFFCDVTPLLKLSCSDTHLNEVMILTEGALIMITPFVCILTSYVLITCAVLRIPSTKGRWKAFSTCGSHLAVVFLFYGTIIFLYFNPLSSHAAETDVAAAVMFSVVTPMLNPFIYSLRNQDIKGALGKVIAMKFFSAQ; encoded by the coding sequence ATGGGAGAGGCCAACCAGTCGAGAGTCTCTGAgttcctcctcctggggctctccaggcagccccagcagcagcagctcctcttcctgctcttcctcACCATGTACCTGGCCACGGTCCTGGGAAACCTGCTCATCCTCCTAGCCATCAGCGTGGACTCCCGCCTGCACatccccatgtacttcttcctctgcAACCTGTCCTTCGTGgacacctgcttctcctccaccACTGTCCCCAAGGTGCTGGCCAACCACGTACTCAGGAGCCAGaccatctctttctctgggtGTCTCACGCagatgtattttgtttttatgttcaTGGACATGGACAATTTCCTCCTGgctgtgatggcctatgaccgctttgTGGCTGTATGCCACCCCTTACACTATTCAGCAAAGATGACCCCCCAGCTCTGTGCCCTGCTGGTCACTGGGTCGTGGGTCACTGCCAGTCTGGATATGCTCTTGCACACCCTGCTGATGGCTCGACTCTCCTTCTGTGCAGACAATGCCATCCCCCACTTCTTCTGTGATGTGACCCCCCTCCTCAAGCTCTCCTGCTCTGACACACACCTCAATGAGGTGATGATACTGACTGAAGGTGCCCTGATCATGATCACCCCGTTCGTTTGCATCCTGACTTCATATGTCCTTATCACCTGTGCTGTCCTGAGGATCCCATCCACAAAGGGGAGATGgaaagccttctccacctgtggctCCCACCTGGCTGTGGTGTTCCTCTTCTATGGCACCATCATATTTCTGTATTTCAACCCTTTGTCCTCCCACGCAGCTGAGACAGATGTAGCAGCTGCTGTGATGTTCTCTGTGGTgacccccatgctgaaccccttcatctacagCCTGAGAAACCAGGACATAAAAGGGGCTCTTGGAAAAGTGATTGCTATGAAATTTTTTTCTGCTCAGTAA